The DNA window CAGAAAACAGGTGCTTCCCAGGCAGGATCACTCACCCCCAAGAAGCTGGGCAGCTCCCGGGTCAACAGCTCCTTTAGCTCAGACTTGTTGAGCTTGAACTTGTCACCCTCCTTGCCTGAGTACTTGTGGAAGGTGGACACCATCACATCGAGGGCCTTCTCCAGGGGGCACGCCATGGCGGCAGTCAGGATCTGGGGGCAGGGTCACAGAGACACCCAAattttccccatcccacccccggcTATGTATTCAGAATGCCCACCCTAATCCCATCCCTCAGGGAGCACTTGGTGAGACTCTGCTCCCACCATAGAGGCAGCCCAAAAAGTGGGGTTCGGCTCCTGGCAGGTGGGTGTGCACAATGGGAAATCCGTGCTTGAGGCAGCGAAcccctgcagggcccagggcacAGGCTCTGGGTTTCAGGCAGCCAACTCCACAAGAGCGCTTTCTTCACCCCTCACTCGGTCCATTCACTCCCACGCTCAGTCCAcagcagccccaccccagcccattCTTCTCCCTCCCAGCGTTGGGCTGGGCGAGGCTGCTGGAAGCCTGCCCAGGGCCCTGTAGCGGAAAAAAACAGTGGCCTAGCGCCTAgcttggggaggggcagggtgagGTGGCAGAGGCACAGATGCAGGAGGGATGGGGAGGCCACCCTCCCTTGGGCCAGGCTGCTGTGTGCAGGGCAGAGCCTCCTAGGACACAACCAGACAAAAGCCCGCAGTCGCCTTCTGCCTTCACTGTGCTTCCTACACCCTGTGAGTGTGCACGCACAGGCTAGGGCAACCCAGCAAACACAAGCCAACATGCATACCCACCAGTCAcacgcaccccaaaacatacTACGGCAACAACGCGTGCAAGCCCCAGCATCACAGGACGGCTCAGATAGCTCCCACCCAGCCACCTgcacactttttgttttttctctctcttgcatgcacacacacgtgcacgtgcacacacacacatcccgcCCCAGAGCCTCCACATAGGAATCTCACATCTGGACCCCCTTAGCACATCTGGCCCCCACCAGCCTCCCCTTCTCCTGCCCCAGCCTTGACCTGACACCCCTTGCACACCCCTTGCGTGCCAGTCAGGCGACCACAACTCACCAGGCCAAGAGAGGAGAAGTGCTGAGGAGAGAGGgttggagagagaggaagagtggGGGAAGCCCAGCAGTCTGACCTATTTATACCCCTGGCCAGGCCCTGCCCatggcaggggatgggggagagcgGGGGACAGCCCTCCTATCATGGGCCGATGTGGTAAACACTACGGGCCCCCTCCACCAGCCCAGCCTGGAAACCCAGCTTCCTGCTGTGGGCAGGCACAGATGGACGATGGGAGAGCCCCAGTGGGCACAGGCAGGGGCCTCAGTGGGTGGGTGTGCGCAGCTCAGCTTGAGTTTTagggagctgggggaagggcaggctgTGCCCGGGGCGtgagggacagggagggagtGGTCCCACTGGGCAGCCGGCAtagaggaaaggggattcagggGTGGTGGGTGACAGGTGGGAGGTTGTCCTGGAAAGGGGTTGCCcagggacacagggaggggacccCAGGTTCAGTGCTGGGGACAGCTCACactgcccttctcccctcccaagGGGGCTTTCTACCATGCTGAGTGAGGCCCAGGACGGGAGCTGGGGGGTCTGGGGGGAGGAACAGGCTAACACCCAAAGGAGGCGTTGGGACCCCCACAGACACATCCGTGGAGAAGGGACCACCCCTGAGGGAGTGATGGAATGGGGAGGGGGCGTCAGGCCTCGGGTCTCAGAGATGGACTGAAGGGACCAAGAGCACATGGGAAAGAGGAGGGTGTCAGGAGAGGGATTTAGGGGGCGTCAGGAATGAAGAGGGCAGGTTGCGGTGGAAAGTTAGCCGTGATACGGCACAGAATGGGGGAGGCAGGGGTCAGGAGAACCTCTCAGGGTAGGGTATGAACTCAGGGATTGAGGGAGGGTCAGGAGAGGGGGTGTGAAGCCCCTCGGGTGGCTGTGGCTTCAGGAAGGGGGTCGGCCTGCAGGTCTCGCCTTCCCCCTCCAACGCAGGGCATTCCCTACATCAGGGAGAAACACCCTAGTCGGACCTCAGACACCCTAATCCTATTAGCACTGCACTCTGGGCTCCCACAGCCCCAGGCAGGGAACAGACCCACCCCCTCCACTacggccctcccctcccctcagaaCATCCTGTCCAGTGGACTGAGTTCTGTCCCTTCTCACCCTCCTTGACAGCCCAAGggagcttctttttttaaaaaacaatatttatttacttatttatttatttaggctgcgccgggtcttagttgcgccacgcgggatctagtttcccggaccagggatcaaacctagggcccctgcattgggggtgcggagtcttaaccactggaccaccaaggaagtccccaaggGAGCTTCTCCTTCAGAGACcccccagagagagagagagacccccaCACACACCAGCCTCCCATGGACATTGTCCCCGTGTTGATCCCCCCGCCTCCTGCAGGACGTTAAGACCATTTCATTTCCGCAAGGTCTTCAACTGCCCTCAGCCTCCTGTCCTCCACTGGAAAAGGCCAGAGGGGAGTGAAGCCTCAGTGGGACTCTGTTCCCAGGTCCCAGCTGTCCTCTCAGAAGAACCAAACCGAGCCAAGTGATGCCAGTTCTTTATTAGGAGCAAAATAGGCCCTTTCCCACCGTGGTCTCCTTCCCGCACACACTCTGCTGGGCCTTGACAGCCTTCGTCCATCATGGGCCACAGTGGGAAGGCAGCGGCTGGCTGTCCTACAGGTCACTAGCTGTGATCCCGGGGAAGGTCCCCTCACGTCTCCTGGACTCATGGGTAAAAGGGGTTAACATACCAGGGGCAAACCTGGGAGATTCTAGATGGAGGGGacaagggaggggggaggggggagagctgACATGCCCAGGATGACCTCAGGGCAGAGATGGAGCAGGTCCGGAGCAGACCCAGACCCCTACCCTCCGATGGCAGCCCTGCCCATCACTGGGAGCAGTGGGGGTCCAGGGCGCAGTCCTTGAAGTACTCATGGCACTAGGTGCAGAGGCAGGCAAGCAGGCACGTGTACTCCACAAAGTCCACCTCGCAATCCTTGATGGCGTCCAGGACACCCATGAACTTATTGTGGTCACGCTCCCGAAGCTCTGTCTGTGCAGGGCGGGGATGGCAGGGTGAGGAGGGCAGAACAGCCTGGTGCGCACAGcccgcttccctccctcccctcctgggggTGTCCCAGCCATCCCAACCCACAACCCTCTGGGGGCCAGCCTCAGCCTCCCTGTTCTGATCATTCACCGGTGTCAATCCCCCTCCCAAATCCTCTTTCCCAGATCATTTACGGAGCACCTACTACTTGCTACTGAGTGCCAACCCTGTGTCAGGGGTTCTTCACAGAGCTCTCACTCAGTCCTCCCGACAGCTGGGCCAGGCAGCCCTTGAGATGATCAtcctcccactttacagatgaggaaactgagattcctGCTGTGCCCGTCCCCCTCCCAGCATCCCCTCCCCGCAGTCTAGCTTCCACCCCCTTGCTGTCCGACGCTCAGAGCTCGTCTCCAGGTGTCTCTTTGCAGAATCCGAGCAGTGCTTCCCATGCG is part of the Balaenoptera musculus isolate JJ_BM4_2016_0621 chromosome 1, mBalMus1.pri.v3, whole genome shotgun sequence genome and encodes:
- the S100A3 gene encoding LOW QUALITY PROTEIN: protein S100-A3 (The sequence of the model RefSeq protein was modified relative to this genomic sequence to represent the inferred CDS: inserted 1 base in 1 codon; substituted 1 base at 1 genomic stop codon), which translates into the protein MAPLEQAVVAIVCTFREFPGPCGDKXKLCQAELKELLEKELPTWTPMKLRERDHNKFMGVLDAIKDCEVDFVEYTCLLACLCTXCHEYFKDCALDPHCSQ